Proteins encoded by one window of Musa acuminata AAA Group cultivar baxijiao chromosome BXJ2-9, Cavendish_Baxijiao_AAA, whole genome shotgun sequence:
- the LOC135623750 gene encoding ADP-ribosylation factor GTPase-activating protein AGD12-like isoform X1, with protein sequence MSNRYYRPEKPVSGIMRKLKELMLKSDNRICADCSAPDPKWASANIGVFICLKCSDVHRSLDADISKVLPLTSDEWTESDTDSIIEVGGNSYANSIYEAFLPKGFRKPKPDSNNEERSQFIRSKYELQEFLKPSLRIVSSKMSFRTFESEKNLDHSYMSNNSKKAADMRKFIGELKVKVVRGSNLAVRDMLTSDPYVILSLGQQRAQTTVKKSNLNPVWNEELKFSVPRCYGALKLQVYDHDMFSADDIMGEAEVDLQPMITAAMAFGDAELLENMQIGRWFKTSDNALIKDSTVNIVDGKIKQEVFLKLQNVECGEIQLVLEWVPLDE encoded by the exons ATGAGTAATCGCTATTACAGGCCTGAGAAGCCTGTCTCAG GTATAATGAGGAAACTAAAGGAGCTTATGCTCAAAAGTGATAATCGAATTTGTGCAGATTGTAGTGCTCCAGATCCGAAATGGGC GTCAGCTAACATTGGGGTTTTTATATGCTTGAAATGTAGTGATGTTCATAGGAGTCTTGATGCAGACATATCAAAG GTGCTGCCTTTAACATCAGATGAATGGACTGAAAGTGACACTGATTCCATCATTGAAGTTGGTGGGAACTCTTATGCTAACTCAATTTATGAGGCCTTTCTTCCTAAAGGTTTTCGGAAGCCTAAACCAGACTCAAATAATGAAGAACGGAGCCAATTTATAAG GTCTAAGTATGAGTTGCAAGAATTCTTGAAACCAAGTTTGCGTATTGTGTCTTCAAAGATGTCCTTCAGAACATTTGAATCTGAAAAGAATTTGGACCACAGCTACATgtccaacaattcaaagaaggca GCGGATATGAGGAAATTTATTGGAGAGTTGAAGGTCAAAGTAGTCAGAGGATCAAACTTAGCTGTTAGAGATATGCTAACTAGTGATCCATATGTTATTTTGAGCCTTGGGCAGCAG AGGGCCCAAACTACAGTTAAAAAGAGCAACTTGAATCCAGTATGGAATGAAGAGCTCAAATTTTCAGTTCCTCGATGTTATGGAGCTTTGAAACTG CAAGTATACGACCACGACATGTTTTCTGCTGATGACATAATGGGCGAGGCTGAGGTTGATCTCCAGCCTATGATCACAGCTGCAATGGCTTTTGGGGATGCTGAGCTTCTTGAAAACATGCAGATTGGCAGGTGGTTCAAAACAAGCGACAATGCACTCATCAAGGACAGCACTGTCAACATAGTTGATGGGAAGATAAAACAAGAGGTGTTCCTAAAGCTACAGAATGTGGAGTGTGGAGAGATCCAACTAGTACTAGAATGGGTTCCTCTTGATGAATAA
- the LOC135623750 gene encoding ADP-ribosylation factor GTPase-activating protein AGD12-like isoform X2, translated as MSNRYYRPEKPVSGIMRKLKELMLKSDNRICADCSAPDPKWASANIGVFICLKCSDVHRSLDADISKVLPLTSDEWTESDTDSIIEVGGNSYANSIYEAFLPKGFRKPKPDSNNEERSQFIRSKYELQEFLKPSLRIVSSKMSFRTFESEKNLDHSYMSNNSKKADMRKFIGELKVKVVRGSNLAVRDMLTSDPYVILSLGQQRAQTTVKKSNLNPVWNEELKFSVPRCYGALKLQVYDHDMFSADDIMGEAEVDLQPMITAAMAFGDAELLENMQIGRWFKTSDNALIKDSTVNIVDGKIKQEVFLKLQNVECGEIQLVLEWVPLDE; from the exons ATGAGTAATCGCTATTACAGGCCTGAGAAGCCTGTCTCAG GTATAATGAGGAAACTAAAGGAGCTTATGCTCAAAAGTGATAATCGAATTTGTGCAGATTGTAGTGCTCCAGATCCGAAATGGGC GTCAGCTAACATTGGGGTTTTTATATGCTTGAAATGTAGTGATGTTCATAGGAGTCTTGATGCAGACATATCAAAG GTGCTGCCTTTAACATCAGATGAATGGACTGAAAGTGACACTGATTCCATCATTGAAGTTGGTGGGAACTCTTATGCTAACTCAATTTATGAGGCCTTTCTTCCTAAAGGTTTTCGGAAGCCTAAACCAGACTCAAATAATGAAGAACGGAGCCAATTTATAAG GTCTAAGTATGAGTTGCAAGAATTCTTGAAACCAAGTTTGCGTATTGTGTCTTCAAAGATGTCCTTCAGAACATTTGAATCTGAAAAGAATTTGGACCACAGCTACATgtccaacaattcaaagaag GCGGATATGAGGAAATTTATTGGAGAGTTGAAGGTCAAAGTAGTCAGAGGATCAAACTTAGCTGTTAGAGATATGCTAACTAGTGATCCATATGTTATTTTGAGCCTTGGGCAGCAG AGGGCCCAAACTACAGTTAAAAAGAGCAACTTGAATCCAGTATGGAATGAAGAGCTCAAATTTTCAGTTCCTCGATGTTATGGAGCTTTGAAACTG CAAGTATACGACCACGACATGTTTTCTGCTGATGACATAATGGGCGAGGCTGAGGTTGATCTCCAGCCTATGATCACAGCTGCAATGGCTTTTGGGGATGCTGAGCTTCTTGAAAACATGCAGATTGGCAGGTGGTTCAAAACAAGCGACAATGCACTCATCAAGGACAGCACTGTCAACATAGTTGATGGGAAGATAAAACAAGAGGTGTTCCTAAAGCTACAGAATGTGGAGTGTGGAGAGATCCAACTAGTACTAGAATGGGTTCCTCTTGATGAATAA